Proteins encoded within one genomic window of Gadus chalcogrammus isolate NIFS_2021 chromosome 6, NIFS_Gcha_1.0, whole genome shotgun sequence:
- the ptar1 gene encoding protein prenyltransferase alpha subunit repeat-containing protein 1: MAEFEKEVAVLVQRVVRDISNAFKKNPNIDEIGIIPCPEPRYNRSPIVLIETKLGLESWCVKFLLPSLHRKLLLYRQRKNYLDREALVDVTVTLLLLNPDFTTAWNIRKELLQCGVLNPEKDLYLGKLALTRFPKSPETWIHRRWVILQFLQQCCAQKGCRKEQCEGYLCHTEAMGSSQNLCTHQAKLLHQEMSVCSEAAGRYPSNYNAWSHRIWVLQHIAKDNVEVFLEEFSSMRRWVSMHVSDHSGFHYRQFLLQALLTELCKAPHTSTAATTLYQQGTTTTSPSARLTETRAAFGLDPSSTERQLGGGTIAQLFDLEMEFCSELIHSYPGHEALWCHRRQVVFLWHKWRRDHPHFPCNSNEGNWLHLSISKDNGQAFSSVEGSINGLPCGDAMEVDGPPDPCNAKQLKGGPLMSGSLALTAEHSFVSILLDDCGHSEQRRFALAYRKWLGHISRQ; encoded by the exons ATGGCTGAATTTGAAAAAGAGGTTGCTGTCCTGGTTCAAAGAGTTGTAAGGGATATCTCAAATGCATTTAAGAAAAACCCAAATAT TGATGAAATCGGCATCATTCCTTGTCCAGAACCACGCTACAACCGCAGCCCTATTGTGTTGATTGAGACCAAGCTGGGCTTGGAGAGTTGGTGTGTGAAGTTCCTGCTCCCTTCCCTTCACAGAAAACTGCTTCTCTACCGACAGCGCAAGAACTATCTGGATAGAGAAG CCCTCGTGGATGTCACTGTTACACTTCTGTTACTCAACCCAGATTTTACAACTGCATGGAATATCAG aaaggagctgCTCCAATGTGGTGTACTTAACCCAGAGAAGGACCTCTACCTTGGCAAGCTTGCCCTTACAAGGTTTCCAAAGAGCCCTGAGACATGGATTCACAG ACGCTGGGTGATTCTGCAGTTCCTTCAGCAGTGTTGTGCACAAAAGGGCTGTAGGAAGGAGCAGTGTGAGGGCTATCTGTGCCATACTGAAGCCATGGGAAGCAGCCAAAACCTTTGCACGCATCAAGCAAAACTCCTTCACCAAGAGATGAGCGTGTGTTCTGAGGCAGCCGGCCGCTACCCCAGCAATTATAATGCCTGGTCCCATCGTATCTGGGTGCTGCAGCACATAGCAAAAGACAACGTTGAG GTTTTCCTCGAGGAGTTCTCCTCCATGCGTCGATGGGTTTCTATGCACGTCTCAGACCACAGCGGCTTCCACTATCGGCAGTTCCTGCTTCAGGCACTTTTAACGGAGCTCTGCAAAGCCCCCCACACGTCCACCGCAGCTACCACTCTCTATCAACAAGGCACTACAACGACCAGCCCGAGTGCCCGCCTCACGGAAACCAGGGCGGCATTCGGGTTGGACCCATCCAGTACAGAGAGGCAGCTGGGCGGCGGGACGATAGCACAGCTGTTTGACCTGGAGATGGAGTTCTGTTCAGAGCTCATCCACTCCTACCCCGGCCATGAGGCTCTTTGGTGTCACAG GAGGCAGGTGGTCTTTTTGTGGCACAAATGGAGACGGGACCATCCACATTTCCCCTGCAACAGCAATGAAGGCAATTGGTTACATTTGAGTATTTCGAAGGATAATGGACAGGCGTTCAGCAGCGTTGAAGGGAGCATCAACGGACTGCCGTGTGGTGATGCCATGGAGGTAGACGGGCCACCAGACCCATGTAATGCCAAGCAACTCAAGGGAGGTCCTCTGATGTCCGGCTCTCTGGCCCTCACAGCTGAGCACAGCTTTGTTTCCATTCTACTTGATGACTGTGGCCACTCGGAGCAGAGACGCTTTGCCCTCGCATACAGGAAGTGGTTGGGTCATATCAGTCGTCAGTAG